The Dioscorea cayenensis subsp. rotundata cultivar TDr96_F1 chromosome 19, TDr96_F1_v2_PseudoChromosome.rev07_lg8_w22 25.fasta, whole genome shotgun sequence genome includes a window with the following:
- the LOC120249284 gene encoding probable WRKY transcription factor 30: MTLSGNHSEFAMEKVAMMKRKNMSCNKDEMAIYEVTRGYEIMKLLQFMFLFGGEPQGEPPEVLFEKGLQALEMSLSILKYPNDFNHDHEASSSGCSFSDQGSTVVSDEIKSTLPAATGSCNKELKSMNSCTNVTYSPHDDGYQWRKYGQKNIQKTKLSRSYYRCTYKDQGCQATKQVEEKVCNIDQPLFLATYTGHHTCKPMTNPIINPQVPLLPIEANLLSFESNSNMIFKKEWPMLSSLYSAHQQANHHEEVHKMQTPASSSSTLNYQHVSAPYQISFMGSEPTDDNHDGNYKNSLVSIDHQRTVESMVNNEEFWEPNPGTDIEDIFSYSCLSPPWHGMNMDYSMMDPSATDDDLAFHVSKCINGVFNDLN; this comes from the exons ATGACCTTGAGTGGAAACCACAGTGAGTTTGCCATGGAGAAAGTAGCCATGATGAAGAGAAAGAACATGAGTTGTAACAAAGATGAGATGGCCATATATGAGGTCACCAGAGGATATGAGATCATGAAACTGCTTCAGTTCATGTTCTTGTTCGGTGGTGAACCGCAGGGAGAGCCTCCTGAGGTCCTTTTTGAGAAGGGACTGCAAGCTTTAGAAATGAGTCTGTCCATCCTCAAGTACCCCAATGATTTTAATCATGATCACGAGGCAAGCTCATCAGGTTGCAGTTTCAGTGATCAAGGGAGTACTGTGGTTTCAGATGAGATTAAGAGTACTCTACCAGCTGCAACTGGATCTTGTAATAAAGAATT GAAGAGTATGAATTCATGTACTAATGTCACTTATTCTCCACATGATGATGGTTACCAATGGAGGAAGTATGGCCAGAAGAACATCCAGAAAACCAAACTCTCAAG AAGCTATTATAGATGCACTTACAAAGATCAAGGATGTCAAGCAACCAAGCAGGTTGAAGAGAAGGTCTGCAATATTGACCAACCTCTGTTCCTGGCCACTTACACTGGGCATCATACATGCAAACCCATGACTAATCCCATAATAAATCCACAAGTTCCCCTTCTCCCCATTGAAGCAAACTTGCTTAGCTTTGAATCAAATTCCAATATGATCTTCAAAAAGGAATGGCCAATGCTGTCATCCCTTTACTCAGCACATCAGCAAGCCAATCACCATGAAGAAGTTCATAAGATGCAAACCCCAGCCAGCTCTTCTTCAACATTGAACTACCAACATGTGTCTGCACCTTATCAGATATCATTTATGGGATCAGAACCAACTGATGATAACCATGATGGAAATTATAAGAACTCTCTAGTATCCATTGATCATCAAAGAACAGTGGAGTCAATGGTAAATAATGAAGAGTTTTGGGAGCCTAATCCTGGGACTGACATTGAGGATATATTTTCCTATTCATGTCTCTCTCCACCTTGGCATGGAATGAACATGGACTACTCCATGATGGATCCATCAGCAACTGATGATGATTTGGCTTTCCACGTTTCTAAGTGCATCAATGGAGTTTTTAATGACCTTAATTAA